Proteins from one Dysgonomonas sp. HDW5A genomic window:
- a CDS encoding two-component regulator propeller domain-containing protein — translation MRTIISLLLLILNSAVSIIYAQSFDFSHLDNSDGLSNNQVECIFKDSRGFMWFGTNQGLNRYDGLNFKIYKHNRNDLTSIPFNRITNIQEDSEGRLWLQVGEMNYVVYDFKTESFIQNIDSVVSKMGLPASPSIVEIDANKNFYIYYKGKGIYKYNIETGKYVIFNQSKQGQTFSPGEIIDFRVSNQYIWALYRDGLIERFNEKTNLVDIRNTFFKDNLQNSTIQKSLFVDADNDVWVYPGVADKGSAYYDTKANKWVFLNKDSEIALSSNFFRCMDQDNKGLIWIGTDHGGLNLFDKKQKKITVLRNNIYNSNSISQNSIISIFCDNDGIVWIGTYKKGVSYYHPNMFKFKKSPLFYHFKEDSDTFDCNSLYKDDNNNLWIGTNGRGLIKYNEEKQTIETFNYNANNPQSISADIITSLLEDHSKKLWIGTFLGGLNSFDGKNFTRYQINETDSNSISGKSVYGLAEDIDNNLWIGTLGGGVSKLNPSRTKFERHTVANTPQLHSDYILSVYTDINKNIFLSTDRGINIIDNKTQQITPYFKEQTKQDSLSDILTNNILVDSRNLTWIATDNGLNIYDPSNNQITYITTKEGLPSDETVSLIEDNNNNIWVGTRNGLACIHCGLTNGILNYSITYFDVKDGLPSSICNQNAIFKDKTGMIYVGSTNGYISFDPNNIVFNEYIPKPRFTELLIANQPIKPNEKYNGRVIITKSITYLSEITLNYKETNFTLLFSALNYIHPEKNHYKYMLEGLDTDWIEVKNGIGAASYSNLNSGTYKLIIYAGNNDGVWSDTPLVMKIIVKPPFWLTWWAFFIYFIILIIFLRFFIIYKLNKQKHEFKQAQKIMEADKIHEVDELKFRFFTNISHEFKTPITLILTPLEKLLKEPYTEEQKTLLTIMRKNALSLLNMVNEILDFRKLDLNKMNLSLSTGDIIPIVKDICQSFSSLAADKPIKFTFTTYLKELQMSFDPEKMSKIVINLISNAFKYTEEGHIDVSIGITEEVQKDAKKQLCIKVSDTGIGIEEKYLEKIFDRFFRIEQSQKINQTGTGVGLHLVSEYVKLHNGEISVESTVGKGSTFTVLIPIDNSSYKESKSQDIIYSGSTETSEIPEPIENKSSTPSKDLNLPLLLIVDDNEDFREFIQSLFIKSYRVITANDGEEASQIILDQLPDIILCDVMMPKMDGYELCRIIKADIRTSHIPIILLTAKSSEENQYSGIEAGADDYISKPFNIDMLTLKISKIIERQKKNQHNFKKKIEVNPTEIEIMTMDEKFVKKAISIVEENISNADFLVEDLCREMAMSRVYFYKKILALTDKSPSEFIRFIRLKRAANLLEKSQMFVNEIAFQVGFNDPKYFRKYFKDEFGVTPNEYKKRFIN, via the coding sequence ATGAGAACAATTATTTCATTACTATTACTCATACTAAATAGTGCAGTAAGTATTATTTATGCACAATCATTCGACTTTTCACATCTGGATAATAGCGATGGATTGTCCAACAATCAAGTGGAATGCATTTTCAAAGATAGTCGTGGATTTATGTGGTTTGGAACCAACCAAGGCTTGAACCGATACGATGGTCTCAATTTCAAAATATATAAACATAACCGAAACGATCTTACAAGTATTCCCTTTAATAGAATTACCAATATTCAGGAAGATAGCGAAGGGAGATTATGGTTACAGGTCGGAGAAATGAATTATGTTGTATACGATTTTAAGACTGAGAGTTTTATTCAGAATATAGATTCGGTAGTTTCAAAAATGGGATTGCCTGCCTCTCCTTCCATTGTCGAGATAGATGCAAATAAAAATTTCTATATCTATTATAAAGGCAAAGGAATATACAAGTACAACATAGAGACCGGAAAATATGTCATATTCAATCAATCGAAGCAAGGGCAAACTTTTAGTCCGGGAGAAATTATTGATTTTAGAGTATCTAACCAATACATTTGGGCTCTTTATAGAGATGGTTTAATAGAGAGATTCAATGAAAAAACCAATTTAGTAGATATTCGTAATACATTCTTCAAGGATAACTTGCAGAATTCCACTATTCAAAAATCGTTATTTGTAGATGCCGACAATGACGTCTGGGTTTACCCTGGAGTTGCCGATAAAGGCAGTGCTTACTATGATACAAAAGCCAACAAATGGGTTTTCCTGAATAAAGATTCAGAAATAGCTCTTTCGAGTAACTTCTTCAGATGCATGGATCAGGATAACAAAGGCTTGATCTGGATAGGCACAGACCATGGAGGATTAAACCTGTTTGATAAGAAACAAAAAAAGATTACGGTATTGCGTAATAATATTTACAACAGTAATTCAATAAGCCAGAATTCAATTATTAGTATTTTTTGTGACAACGATGGCATTGTATGGATAGGTACATACAAAAAGGGAGTATCTTATTACCACCCCAATATGTTCAAGTTCAAAAAGTCACCTCTATTTTATCACTTTAAAGAAGACTCCGATACTTTTGATTGTAACAGCTTATACAAGGATGATAACAACAATCTCTGGATAGGTACAAATGGCAGAGGGCTTATCAAATACAATGAAGAAAAGCAAACCATCGAAACATTCAATTATAACGCCAACAATCCCCAAAGTATATCTGCTGATATAATTACGTCTCTATTAGAAGATCATTCCAAGAAATTATGGATAGGAACATTTCTGGGAGGTCTCAACTCTTTCGATGGTAAAAATTTTACACGATATCAGATTAATGAGACTGATTCAAATTCAATATCAGGTAAAAGCGTATACGGGCTTGCCGAGGATATAGATAATAACCTTTGGATTGGCACTTTAGGAGGAGGAGTTAGCAAATTAAACCCGTCGCGGACCAAATTCGAAAGGCATACAGTCGCAAATACCCCCCAGCTACATTCCGATTACATACTTTCGGTATATACTGATATAAATAAGAATATTTTTTTAAGCACCGATAGAGGCATTAATATTATAGACAATAAAACACAGCAAATAACTCCATATTTCAAAGAACAAACAAAGCAAGATTCTCTTTCGGACATCTTAACGAACAATATATTGGTAGATTCGAGAAATTTAACGTGGATAGCTACAGATAATGGACTCAATATATATGATCCCTCCAATAATCAAATCACATATATTACAACTAAAGAAGGGCTTCCCAGCGACGAGACTGTATCGCTTATCGAAGACAACAATAATAATATTTGGGTGGGTACCCGCAACGGATTAGCTTGTATTCATTGTGGATTGACAAATGGCATCTTGAACTATTCAATTACTTATTTTGATGTAAAAGATGGGCTTCCCAGTTCTATTTGCAATCAGAATGCAATATTTAAAGACAAAACGGGAATGATATACGTGGGAAGTACAAACGGATATATAAGCTTTGACCCCAATAATATTGTTTTTAATGAGTATATTCCCAAGCCTCGATTTACTGAATTACTAATTGCAAATCAACCCATAAAGCCCAATGAAAAATATAATGGCAGAGTTATTATTACTAAATCAATTACTTACCTGAGTGAGATTACACTTAACTACAAAGAGACTAATTTCACTCTTCTTTTCTCGGCTCTAAACTATATACACCCCGAAAAGAATCACTACAAATATATGCTGGAAGGCTTAGACACGGATTGGATAGAGGTTAAAAATGGAATCGGAGCAGCATCTTATTCAAATCTAAATTCGGGTACTTACAAGTTGATAATATATGCAGGTAACAACGACGGGGTTTGGAGTGACACACCACTAGTAATGAAAATTATAGTAAAACCACCATTCTGGCTTACATGGTGGGCATTTTTCATCTATTTTATTATTCTCATAATATTTTTGAGATTCTTCATCATATATAAGCTCAATAAACAAAAGCATGAGTTTAAACAGGCACAAAAGATAATGGAGGCCGATAAAATTCATGAAGTTGATGAATTGAAGTTCAGATTTTTCACAAATATCAGCCATGAGTTTAAAACACCCATAACGCTTATACTAACTCCTCTTGAGAAACTTTTAAAAGAGCCATATACTGAAGAGCAAAAAACATTATTGACAATTATGCGTAAAAATGCTTTAAGCCTTCTCAACATGGTAAATGAAATTCTCGATTTCAGGAAGTTAGACTTAAATAAAATGAATCTGAGCCTCTCTACAGGCGATATAATACCAATAGTAAAAGATATCTGTCAGTCTTTCTCCTCTTTGGCTGCCGACAAACCTATCAAATTTACATTTACAACTTATCTCAAAGAACTTCAGATGAGCTTCGATCCCGAGAAAATGAGTAAAATCGTAATTAACCTTATTTCCAATGCTTTCAAGTACACTGAAGAAGGACATATAGATGTAAGTATAGGTATTACTGAAGAGGTTCAAAAAGATGCAAAAAAACAACTTTGCATTAAAGTATCCGATACAGGCATAGGTATTGAAGAAAAGTATTTAGAAAAAATATTCGATCGTTTTTTTCGCATTGAACAATCTCAAAAGATAAACCAAACTGGAACCGGAGTCGGATTACATTTAGTCAGTGAATATGTGAAACTGCACAACGGCGAAATTTCAGTGGAAAGTACTGTCGGCAAAGGCTCTACATTTACAGTGTTGATACCGATAGACAACTCGAGTTATAAAGAATCTAAAAGTCAGGATATTATTTATTCGGGAAGTACTGAGACTTCTGAAATACCTGAACCAATTGAAAACAAATCTTCTACCCCCTCCAAAGATTTAAATCTGCCGCTATTATTAATTGTAGATGATAATGAAGATTTTAGAGAATTTATCCAAAGCTTATTCATAAAATCATATCGGGTAATTACAGCAAATGATGGAGAAGAAGCATCTCAAATAATATTAGATCAATTGCCTGATATTATTTTATGTGATGTAATGATGCCCAAGATGGATGGGTACGAACTCTGTCGTATTATAAAAGCAGATATCCGAACTTCTCATATTCCGATAATACTTCTTACAGCAAAATCGTCCGAAGAAAACCAATATTCGGGAATAGAAGCCGGGGCAGATGATTATATTTCAAAACCATTTAACATAGATATGTTGACACTGAAAATCTCAAAAATAATAGAACGTCAAAAGAAAAATCAGCATAACTTCAAGAAGAAAATAGAAGTAAATCCGACCGAAATAGAAATAATGACAATGGACGAAAAGTTTGTAAAAAAAGCAATCTCCATTGTCGAAGAGAATATAAGTAATGCCGATTTTCTGGTGGAAGATTTATGTCGGGAAATGGCTATGAGCCGCGTCTACTTTTATAAAAAGATATTGGCATTGACCGATAAATCACCATCGGAGTTCATTCGTTTTATAAGACTGAAACGTGCAGCCAATCTATTAGAAAAAAGCCAAATGTTTGTCAACGAAATCGCATTTCAGGTAGGCTTTAACGACCCCAAATACTTTAGGAAGTACTTTAAAGACGAATTCGGTGTAACACCCAACGAATATAAAAAAAGGTTTATAAATTAG
- a CDS encoding TIM-barrel domain-containing protein, with protein MKKHLLLIMVLLPALFFSCNDSYEKTQDGIIVNLKNDSTNATKHIRLQVITDDIIRVSATPKNSFSDRESLISVYDKTQTSGWEVIEQKDELLLKTATTIAKISLKTGEITFTDLQGNILLSENKGGGKSFKDIEVEGKKAYTLRQMFESSDDEAFYGLGQHQSDEFNYKGKNEVLFQYNTKVSVPFIVSSKNYGILWDNYSLTKFGDPRDYENLDQFKLFDKNGKEGGLTATYMESNDPKHIFIERTESTIDYENLETVKNFPKDFPFNNSRITWEGEFEAKESGIHRFILYYAGYTKVYIDDELVVPERWRTAWNPNSYKFAVDLKAGEKHKIKLDWKPDGGISYISLKALDSKNEKDQNKLSLWSEMGDEIDYYFIRGNNMDEVIKGYRTVTGKSQIMPKWAMGFWQSRERYKTQEELLNAVKEYRKREIPLDNIVLDWSYWPQDAWGSHDFDSARFPDPKGMIDSVHTMDARIMISVWPKFYYTTDNYKAFDEKGWMYNRAVKDSIRDWIGKGYIAGFYDAYSEGARKLFWDQMNEKLYSKGIDAWWMDASEPDILSNASMKYRKELSTPTALGSSTEYFNAYALVNAMAIYNGQRSVNPDNRVFLLTRSGFAGLQRYSTATWSGDIGTRWEDMKAQISAGLNFAMSGIPYWTMDIGGFCVEKRYEQAKEGSEDLNEWRELNTRWFQFGAFCPLFRSHGQYPYREIYNIAPENHPAYKSMVYYDKLRYRLMPYIYSLAGMTHFDDYTIMRALIMDFGTDSKTYNIDDQYMFGPDLMVCPVYTYKTTSRDVYFPENSNWYDFETGRYITGGKTEKVSAPYERIPLFVREGAILPFGKDIQNTKQSQADNIKLKIYSGKDGEFTIYEDEGVNYNYEKGQFAKIKINYDEKTKTVTIADIQGSYAEMPATRTFEIELITKDNKNQTPKIVEYSGKKLSVTM; from the coding sequence ATGAAGAAGCATCTATTATTAATAATGGTGTTATTACCTGCTCTGTTCTTCAGTTGTAATGATTCTTATGAGAAAACTCAGGATGGAATTATTGTAAACCTGAAGAATGATTCGACTAATGCAACGAAACACATCCGATTGCAAGTTATTACAGACGATATTATTCGTGTAAGTGCAACCCCAAAGAACAGTTTCTCGGATAGGGAAAGTCTTATTAGTGTTTATGATAAAACACAGACATCGGGCTGGGAAGTGATCGAGCAAAAAGACGAACTATTATTAAAGACTGCTACAACAATAGCCAAAATATCTCTGAAAACAGGAGAGATAACCTTTACTGATTTACAGGGAAATATTCTTTTATCAGAGAATAAAGGTGGCGGAAAGTCATTTAAAGACATAGAGGTCGAAGGTAAAAAAGCGTATACTCTACGCCAGATGTTCGAATCGTCCGATGACGAGGCTTTCTATGGACTTGGACAACATCAATCCGATGAATTTAACTACAAGGGAAAAAATGAAGTATTGTTTCAATATAATACTAAGGTATCTGTTCCTTTTATTGTATCCTCCAAAAACTACGGTATTCTGTGGGATAATTATTCCTTAACCAAATTTGGAGATCCCAGAGATTATGAAAATCTGGATCAATTTAAATTGTTCGATAAAAATGGAAAAGAAGGGGGGCTTACTGCTACTTATATGGAAAGTAACGATCCTAAACATATATTTATAGAACGCACTGAAAGTACAATAGATTATGAAAATCTGGAAACGGTAAAGAATTTCCCGAAAGATTTTCCATTCAATAATTCAAGAATTACATGGGAAGGAGAATTCGAAGCTAAAGAATCGGGTATTCACCGATTTATACTGTATTATGCAGGTTATACCAAAGTATATATTGATGATGAGTTAGTTGTTCCCGAAAGGTGGCGTACAGCATGGAATCCGAACAGCTACAAATTTGCTGTTGATTTAAAAGCCGGAGAAAAACACAAAATAAAATTAGACTGGAAACCCGACGGCGGTATATCGTATATAAGTCTTAAAGCTTTAGATTCAAAGAACGAGAAAGATCAAAACAAGCTATCTCTTTGGTCGGAAATGGGTGACGAGATCGATTATTATTTCATCAGAGGAAACAATATGGATGAAGTAATAAAAGGGTATCGTACGGTTACAGGAAAATCGCAGATTATGCCTAAATGGGCAATGGGTTTCTGGCAAAGTCGCGAACGCTACAAAACACAGGAAGAATTGCTAAATGCCGTAAAAGAATATCGTAAGAGAGAGATTCCACTTGATAATATTGTTTTAGACTGGTCTTACTGGCCTCAGGATGCATGGGGAAGCCACGATTTTGATTCTGCTCGTTTTCCTGATCCTAAAGGGATGATTGATAGTGTACATACAATGGATGCCCGTATTATGATATCGGTATGGCCTAAATTTTATTATACAACCGACAATTATAAAGCTTTTGACGAAAAGGGCTGGATGTATAACCGTGCCGTGAAAGACAGTATCAGAGATTGGATAGGGAAGGGTTATATAGCCGGATTTTACGATGCTTACAGCGAGGGTGCCCGTAAATTGTTTTGGGATCAGATGAACGAAAAACTTTACTCGAAAGGTATTGATGCTTGGTGGATGGATGCTTCTGAACCCGATATTTTATCGAATGCAAGTATGAAATACCGCAAGGAGTTGAGTACACCTACGGCTTTAGGTTCATCAACGGAGTATTTTAATGCATATGCTTTGGTGAATGCCATGGCTATTTATAACGGACAACGTTCGGTTAATCCAGATAATCGTGTATTTCTTTTGACCCGTTCGGGATTTGCAGGCTTACAACGTTATTCGACAGCAACTTGGAGTGGCGATATTGGTACTCGTTGGGAAGATATGAAAGCACAGATTTCGGCAGGGCTTAATTTTGCCATGTCTGGTATTCCTTACTGGACGATGGATATCGGTGGATTTTGTGTTGAGAAACGTTACGAGCAAGCCAAAGAAGGTTCGGAGGATTTAAACGAATGGCGTGAGTTGAATACACGTTGGTTTCAATTTGGAGCATTTTGTCCGTTGTTCCGCAGTCACGGACAATATCCATACCGCGAGATTTATAACATTGCTCCCGAAAATCATCCGGCATACAAAAGCATGGTATATTATGATAAGCTTCGTTACCGTTTGATGCCTTACATATATTCTCTTGCCGGAATGACGCACTTCGATGATTATACGATTATGCGTGCTCTGATAATGGATTTTGGTACAGATTCGAAAACTTACAATATCGACGATCAGTATATGTTTGGACCCGACCTGATGGTATGCCCCGTATATACTTACAAAACGACTTCACGTGATGTCTACTTTCCTGAAAATAGCAATTGGTATGATTTTGAAACAGGCAGATATATAACAGGAGGTAAAACAGAGAAGGTTTCTGCTCCGTACGAACGTATTCCGTTGTTTGTCCGAGAAGGGGCTATTCTTCCCTTCGGTAAGGATATTCAGAATACAAAGCAATCTCAGGCAGATAATATTAAATTGAAAATATACTCAGGTAAAGACGGTGAATTTACAATTTATGAAGATGAAGGTGTAAACTATAATTATGAAAAGGGACAATTTGCTAAAATCAAAATTAACTATGACGAGAAAACCAAAACCGTAACTATTGCAGACATTCAGGGCAGTTACGCCGAAATGCCTGCGACCCGAACTTTCGAAATCGAATTAATAACTAAAGACAATAAAAATCAAACTCCTAAAATCGTAGAATACTCAGGTAAGAAGTTATCTGTAACCATGTAA
- a CDS encoding TonB-dependent receptor, protein MNKQLKRLINQSSNIGLLRLCLTIILSFGLLAGLHAQNTQEVSGVVSSKGEPLVGASVVERGTTNGTITDLDGKFTIRVGNNASLVVTYLGYTTKTVAVGNQKQINIELEEDNNVLDEVVAIGYGIQKKKLNTGATVQVKGDDLMKLNTTNALQALQGQTPGVQISSTSGQPGADLKVTIRGLGTVGNAKPLYIIDGIEGDITVLNPADIQSIDVLKDAASAAIFGAQAANGVVLVTTKQGVKGKGQVSFDAFYGMQNVPRKTKMLNAESYKVIMNEQAINSGSSQYDFGAMGELANTDWISQMFKDNAKIENYALMVNGGSETSVYSLGLNYTSQEGIVGGSKVSNYERYGFRINTEHKLYNNVLKIGQHLNFNYIKNRGVNVGNQYNNTLRGAFATSPLSPVFSDNNIYDSPFNDTSNSLWYKGDGNPYGWMMTNSNNSNDGQKLMADVYAELEPIKNLKIRSVFGINYYASEYRSFTPLYQFSIYSYNNDHSTVNQNMSKGHTLTSMNTAGYDFTIDENHAFNALVGMEAVRYQGTYLSGSNWNLLSQFNDFSHAYLDNTTGQAHLDDDGNVVETKTVGGKPENVYSRLSYFTRLGYNYAEKYMFNATLRADGSSKFAKGNRWGYFPSFSAGWLISNEPFMENITKNSILDMLKFRVSWGQVGNQNIDDFQYSSPINTSTGYSSSNPAAFYVFGTSKSNVPGAYPSRLSNKELTWETSEQTNIGLDARFLKGRLGVTTDFYVKTTKDWLVVAPILATAGANAPYINGGDVKNTGFELAFVWNDNVGKFNYHAALNGAYNKNRVGNIPTEDGIIHGAVNMLYDNSEEFYRAENGHAIGYFWGYKTAGLFQNEQEIAEWKAAGNGILQTDVKPGDVRYLDINKDGKIDAKDKTDLGNGMPDLSFGFNLGFDYKGFDFTVNANGVLGNKIVQSYRNHANKQANYTTAILNRWTGEGTSNRIPRVTETNVNWQFSDLYIQDGDFLRINDIILGYDLSSLIKWKYISQLRVYASVQNAITFTKYDGMDPEIGYGTSDWVSGIDLGYYPRPRTYLFGVNVKF, encoded by the coding sequence ATGAATAAGCAATTAAAACGATTAATTAACCAATCCTCTAACATAGGCCTGTTAAGGTTATGTTTGACGATTATACTAAGCTTTGGATTGTTAGCTGGTCTGCATGCTCAGAATACGCAGGAAGTTTCGGGGGTTGTTTCCAGTAAAGGAGAACCCCTGGTGGGAGCTTCGGTCGTTGAAAGAGGAACTACCAACGGAACAATTACCGATCTGGATGGTAAGTTTACAATAAGGGTTGGCAATAATGCTTCTTTAGTAGTAACTTATCTGGGATATACTACTAAAACAGTAGCAGTAGGTAATCAAAAGCAGATAAATATAGAATTGGAAGAAGATAACAATGTACTTGATGAAGTCGTTGCAATCGGATACGGTATCCAAAAGAAAAAACTGAATACCGGTGCTACAGTTCAGGTCAAAGGTGATGACTTGATGAAGTTGAATACCACAAATGCACTTCAGGCTTTGCAAGGACAAACTCCGGGAGTACAGATATCATCTACTTCGGGACAACCCGGTGCCGATCTCAAAGTAACCATTCGTGGTTTAGGTACCGTAGGCAACGCTAAGCCTCTTTATATCATAGATGGTATTGAAGGTGATATTACAGTGCTCAATCCTGCCGATATCCAATCGATAGATGTACTTAAAGATGCTGCATCGGCAGCAATTTTCGGAGCACAGGCTGCCAATGGGGTAGTGTTGGTAACTACCAAACAAGGAGTCAAAGGCAAAGGACAGGTGTCGTTTGATGCTTTTTACGGTATGCAAAATGTACCTCGTAAAACTAAAATGTTAAATGCCGAATCGTATAAAGTGATAATGAACGAGCAGGCAATTAATTCGGGATCTTCACAATACGATTTTGGTGCTATGGGGGAACTTGCCAATACTGATTGGATCAGCCAGATGTTCAAAGACAATGCAAAGATCGAAAATTATGCATTGATGGTAAACGGAGGTTCCGAAACATCGGTTTACTCTCTCGGCTTGAATTATACTTCGCAGGAAGGTATTGTTGGTGGAAGTAAAGTGTCTAATTACGAACGCTATGGCTTTCGTATCAATACAGAACATAAACTATATAACAATGTATTGAAGATTGGTCAACATCTGAACTTTAATTATATAAAAAACAGAGGTGTAAATGTAGGAAACCAGTACAACAATACATTGAGAGGAGCCTTTGCTACTTCGCCGTTATCTCCCGTATTCAGCGATAATAATATATACGACAGTCCGTTTAACGATACCAGCAATTCTCTTTGGTACAAAGGAGACGGTAATCCTTACGGTTGGATGATGACCAACAGTAATAATAGTAATGACGGTCAGAAACTAATGGCTGATGTATATGCCGAACTCGAACCTATAAAGAACCTGAAAATCAGATCTGTTTTCGGTATCAATTATTATGCATCGGAATATAGAAGCTTTACACCCTTGTATCAGTTTTCAATTTACTCATACAATAACGACCATTCGACAGTAAATCAGAACATGAGTAAAGGACATACACTGACCTCGATGAATACAGCAGGTTATGATTTTACTATCGATGAAAACCATGCTTTCAATGCTTTAGTCGGTATGGAAGCTGTTCGTTATCAAGGTACTTATTTATCGGGATCAAACTGGAATCTACTATCTCAGTTCAATGATTTTTCGCATGCTTATTTAGATAATACTACCGGACAGGCACATCTGGATGATGACGGGAATGTAGTGGAAACCAAAACCGTAGGTGGTAAACCCGAAAATGTATATAGCCGCTTATCGTATTTTACTCGTTTAGGATATAACTATGCCGAAAAGTATATGTTTAATGCTACACTTCGTGCCGATGGGTCATCGAAATTTGCAAAAGGAAACCGTTGGGGATATTTCCCTTCCTTTTCTGCAGGATGGCTTATCTCGAATGAACCTTTTATGGAAAATATAACTAAGAATTCGATACTTGATATGTTGAAATTCAGGGTGAGCTGGGGACAAGTCGGTAACCAGAATATTGACGACTTCCAATATTCGTCTCCTATCAATACATCAACAGGATACAGTAGCAGTAATCCGGCAGCATTCTATGTATTCGGTACAAGTAAATCAAATGTTCCGGGAGCTTATCCAAGCCGGTTATCTAATAAAGAGCTTACGTGGGAAACTTCGGAACAAACCAACATTGGTTTAGATGCACGCTTCTTGAAAGGTCGATTGGGAGTAACTACCGATTTTTATGTGAAAACAACTAAAGATTGGTTGGTTGTAGCTCCTATTTTGGCAACAGCCGGAGCAAATGCACCTTATATCAATGGTGGAGATGTGAAAAATACAGGATTTGAATTAGCCTTTGTCTGGAATGACAATGTTGGTAAATTTAATTACCATGCTGCATTAAATGGTGCTTATAATAAAAATAGAGTCGGAAATATTCCGACCGAAGATGGTATTATACACGGTGCTGTAAATATGCTTTATGACAATTCAGAAGAATTTTATCGTGCCGAAAATGGTCATGCAATAGGATACTTCTGGGGATACAAAACAGCAGGTCTTTTTCAGAACGAACAAGAAATTGCTGAATGGAAGGCAGCCGGTAACGGCATTCTTCAGACCGACGTAAAACCGGGAGATGTTAGATATTTGGATATCAACAAAGACGGTAAGATAGATGCAAAAGATAAAACCGATTTAGGTAACGGTATGCCCGACTTATCTTTTGGTTTTAACTTAGGTTTTGACTATAAGGGATTTGATTTTACGGTTAATGCAAATGGTGTACTCGGTAATAAAATTGTTCAATCGTATCGTAACCATGCCAATAAGCAGGCAAATTATACTACCGCCATACTGAATAGATGGACAGGTGAAGGTACTTCGAACAGAATACCTCGGGTAACAGAAACGAATGTGAACTGGCAATTTTCGGATTTATACATACAAGATGGCGATTTTCTGAGAATTAATGATATCATTTTGGGATACGACTTGTCATCACTTATCAAATGGAAATACATCAGTCAGTTACGAGTATATGCCTCTGTTCAAAATGCGATCACTTTTACCAAATACGATGGTATGGATCCCGAAATAGGTTATGGAACAAGCGATTGGGTGTCGGGTATCGATTTAGGATATTATCCTCGTCCGAGAACTTACTTGTTTGGTGTAAACGTTAAATTCTAA